From a region of the Zonotrichia albicollis isolate bZonAlb1 chromosome 5, bZonAlb1.hap1, whole genome shotgun sequence genome:
- the SLC25A4 gene encoding ADP/ATP translocase 1: MGDQALSFVKDFLAGGIAAAVSKTAVAPIERVKLLLQVQHASKQITADKQYKGIVDCIVRIPKEQGIASFWRGNLANVIRYFPTQALNFAFKDKYKQIFLGGVDKHKQFWRYFAGNLASGGAAGATSLCFVYPLDFARTRLAADVGKGATEREFSGLGDCIVKIFKSDGLKGLYQGFSVSVQGIIIYRAAYFGVYDTAKGMLPDPKNVHIIVSWMIAQSVTAVAGLVSYPFDTVRRRMMMQSGRKGADIMYKGTIDCWRKIAKDEGSKAFFKGAWSNVLRGMGGAFVLVLYDEIKKYV; the protein is encoded by the exons ATGGGTGACCAAGCGCTCAGCTTCGTCAAGGACTTTCTGGCCGGCGGGATCGCCGCCGCCGTCTCCAAGACGGCTGTCGCCCCCATCGAGAGAGTGAagttgctgctgcag GTCCAGCATGCCAGCAAACAGATCACGGCCGATAAGCAGTACAAGGGCATCGTGGACTGCATAGTCCGCATCCCCAAGGAGCAGGGCATCGCCTCCTTCTGGAGAGGCAACTTGGCCAATGTCATCCGATACTTCCCCACCCAGGCCCTTAACTTCGCCTTCAAGGACAAGTACAAGCAGATCTTCCTGGGCGGAGTGGACAAGCACAAGCAGTTCTGGCGCTACTTCGCGGGAAACCTTGCGTCCGGGGGTGCCGCGGGAGCCACCTCCCTCTGCTTCGTCTACCCGCTGGATTTTGCCAGGACCCGGCTGGCGGCTGATGTGGGCAAAGGAGCCACTGAGAGGGAGTTCTCCGGCCTGGGCGACTGCATTGTCAAGATCTTTAAGTCTGATGGCCTGAAGGGCTTGTACCAAGGATTTAGCGTGTCTGTCCAGGGCATCATCATCTACAGAGCAGCCTATTTTGGGGTATACGATACGGCCAAGG GTATGTTGCCTGATCCAAAGAATGTGCACATCATAGTGAGCTGGATGATTGCCCAGAGTGTCACTGCAGTGGCAGGGCTGGTTTCTTATCCTTTTGATACTGTGCGACGTAGGATGATGATGCAGTCTGGCCGAAAGGGAG CTGATATTATGTATAAGGGCACAATTGATTGCTGGAGGAAGAtagctaaagacgaaggatccAAAGCGTTCTTCAAGGGTGCCTGGTCGAATGTGTTGAGAGGCATGGGCGGAGCTTTTGTATTAGTACTTTATGATGAAATCAAGAAGTATGTCTAA